A genomic stretch from Sphaerodactylus townsendi isolate TG3544 linkage group LG15, MPM_Stown_v2.3, whole genome shotgun sequence includes:
- the LOC125444789 gene encoding helicase SRCAP isoform X3 yields the protein MQNSPTEQHHALHTQIAPDRMTGSNPVSPASSGSPASSGSISPPHLTHDSSLDSHLGLDGPKAQNRTLASPSMYASPDPASMWDKTHAEIAEQAKHEAEIENRIAEMKKEGFWSLKRLSKVPEPARPKVHWDYLCEEMQWLSADFAQERRWKRGVARKVVRMVIRHHEEQKQKEERAKREEQAKLRRIASSIAKEVKQFWSNVEKVVQFKQQSRLEEKRKKALDLQLDFIVGQTEKYSDLLTQSLNETLPVTSKTSSSHAGSTASSPPPPSQLIEDEDGDFQPHEESDDEETIEVEEQQEGNDSETRQREIELLKQEGELPLEQLLQSLPPQILENSFSVPPCASSSDNEEEEEDSEEEEEQEEKHISKNLKEKPKPVAQRTKKPWKPDEEFTANEEEAEDEEETIDAEEKLEGSVDHSKELDDLAQEGELPMEELLQKYAGAYASDFEMESDASSEASEPSTSEYEVESEEEDSSCQSDSTEEGGSEQDESEEEVALEGEASVSQEEDFGVEYLLKQDEDRGGEGDNDLTQAPGPKKEITDIAAAAESLQPKGYTLATTQVKTPIPYLLRGTLREYQHIGLDWLVTMYEKKLNGILADEMGLGKTIQTISLLAHLACEKGSWGPHLIIVPTSVMLNWEMEIKRWCPSFKILTYYGAQKERKLKRQGWTKPNAFHICITSYKLVLQDHQAFRRKNWKYLILDEAQNIKNFKSQRWQSLLNFNSQRRLLLTGTPLQNSLMELWSLMHFLMPHVFQSHREFKEWFSNPLTGMIEGSQEYNENLVKRLHKVLRPFLLRRVKVDVEKQMPKKYEHVIKCRLSKRQRYLYDDFMAQATTKETLATGHFMSVINILMQLRKVCNHPNLFDPRPIHSPFITEGVCFNTASLVLHALDNDPFKHVDMGIFDLINLEDRVSRYETDTFLPKWKVTRKLIEEIAESPDPPPRPKPVKMKVNRMLQPMPKPENRTVVLVNSPRPAAPLQRPVTPLLPETLAPALAPLHHPGLVLPGSVQPPAVPVSVSLPVPPSPVTMSISVPPPARPQTPTLVPPLSQNSTAATLLHTQTSAPQVLPMTMTAAQLIPNASRPTLPPPPISPTAMSTSSLKLGIGPAPVGQLQAPNTLAMTTMGQLQGISAIGQPQVPSTLAMSAVGQPQGMSVVGQLQAPSTLAMSAVGQLQAPNTLATVGQPQGMSVVGQPQAPSTLAVSVMGQPHASSTQAMSAVGQPQAVSALGQLQAPNTLAISAMGQPQTPSTLAMSVLGQPQAISAVGQSQAPNTLAVSAVGQPPAPSTLPLSVLGQPQALNTLAVSTVGQPQTLNTLAVSAVGHPQAPSTLPVSVAGQPPNTLAVSTVGQSQAPNTLAMSAVGQQPQAPNTLTVSAMGQSQAPNTLAISAVGQPQATSTLAVSGAGQPQAPNTLGPAPPAQQSAGPLGSGPIGGMLKPMNIHSAAVPALPGYNFAASGALQQRLLLSPDMQARLPSGEVVSIGQLASLANRPLQSTAGSKPLTFQIQGNKLTLTGTQVRQVTMPQPARQLPRNVVHLVSAGGQHHIISQPAQVALIQAMAQQAGQSPVGVQAVPGHHPPTILPVPATSTAAAAVASTATISVPIAATQVPSSAVNSSGVVKIVVRQAPRDGLVSPSPGPQQPPLRPATPTTATALPGLPASLMAQRTPLPMNPLPPVRIPTQPQMPVRPSGPAPLQALVRPTLRMVQGPNPSMEQQLVSASLPSSVAPFTLSPAATVTVSTSPAMIPQTTSSPGPREEPEILMLRSTTPTPPPPSILAPRPRRQPPPPPRSPFYLESLEEKRKKQKEERLDRLFRLNEQHCNLAPIYGTEVLRFCTLFPPAAAAWRNGEETEEQAAAAEDVEPRGWRGTSYTHCYAAQVQRDPQNLASHWQRSETLAQAILTPQQRIKQLTNIIERFIFAMPPVEAPAITMHTSHPPPSLLLQQAVFKETLRQELSSRASCLHRIVCNMRTQFPDLRLIQYDCGKLQTLDVLLRQLKAGAHRVLIFTQMTRMLDVLEQFLNYHGHIYLRLDGSTRVEQRQALMERFNADKRIFCFILSTRSGGVGVNLTGADTVVFYDSDWNPTMDAQAQDRCHRIGQTRDVHIYRLISERTVEENILKKANQKRMLGDMAIEGGNFTTAYFKQQTIRDLFDMPLDEPGKKEGEAPLPAQEEEEDPMATKQAQILEQALCRAEDPEDIRAATQAKAEQVAELAEFNENIPLDADDRPSREEEEEMSRAEQEIASLVEQLTPIERYAMNFLEASLEDISREELKQAEEQVEAARKDIDQAKDEVVFKLPEDEDECLLTEEASSKRSKKARGSSRTASERTGTRMSERLRSTRQTLRDGDGGDAESPQARLPHLRHSRATAEEEDDGLPQVAQHTRGAAIRRELVRDDMPAHPAPHARRTAVRREELWTKLPAGGERLPKLAQHRTEALASSDRILRTNLHRTDTQPAGEKLLRVTPPKPDLGAAGDRLLRGTHPVGDRPPRSASQRTDTGVDKVLRAGQQKPEKPLGLDKLQSSPPRPEAPTFEAQVPQIHPQGLDRDAIKVKVDLREQKGEVFHHRPSSPGLPASKDGRTIEASACPGPLAHEKPLNIQTPPDTEKAPLKILETSPDLAAPVATVKLPYESRPEDAREVGLAAGVQKECLSQPEEKTDKSPTAERQDPLNSVNDVPAQEAQERASLGSVDRTGSEKAVCQSSEDTPLENTDRVVPESISEAMKVEGPVQTSPDRSAAAAGCLPQLETPPCVKEQNGLEQPPRIGGLPCPVPSFPNEPKPKMSPAETAPPTPEPAIGEAGSLKESLKQGPGAGGKPLPAEELRNKETEVPARCPETDSVQESPLAVAVISPGAVSSDENPSPARAPRRRTSADVLILRSCQDQDGPAAKVLRKLPGRLVTVVEEKELIRRRRRNRVRRLEAATSAVLSPSNSSEPEASSSSKPLPLLRDLPARRRIELESRAAAKEKDGCPREELLVHASPEPVKRKRGRPPKNKTPEQQSSGLPRPCLEPALEINPQSKALEKKMPEIQPPKKAPEKNTPRTASAKSKGHSSKNDSPVEKRRRGRPPKIREPPIVPPRSPAVLPATLANPLIAELSPKVPEQLNTPIGPAPLTEATSGVHEPVDIHPKSTSISKTSPKGRNRKTPHPKPASKPVSKAQDLAKPPKQLSKSSAEEREPLASAPATQPVPERQQLPSPPCPLPQTALAPPSAEAPPKRKRGRPPKNSVSPCVEATRPPPSTSDQETSIENKAPAPPVRKRRRRRRKDELGPALASVNQSSSEGEDARPLTRLAVLKREEKPEPSSEGSAQPASKRAGAEGASSAESSTGEQPSSDAPSRSTRLRPGCLVPPLVRETQRRKRRCSLGGSQASNSSKSPVPQAASEQEGGESESSLQSSSESSGNKRIQHPKRQCYESAGVRGRGRGQRYKRGLADRILRSAAKPPESTHSASSPVPMRKAGPASTPTSVGAVSGTPSAVTSSAAPLTSSLSNRGRKPKT from the exons ATGCAGAACAGTCCTACTGAACAGCACCATGCGCTGCACACACAG ATTGCACCAGACAGAATGACGGGCAGCAACCCAGTGTCACCAGCCTCATCGGGCTCACctgcctccagtggcagcatctCACCACCACATCTCACCCACGACTCCTCTCTGGACAGCCACCTGGGCTTGGATGGTCCCAAGGCACAGAACAGAACCCTGGCATCACCCAGCATGTACGCCTCCCCTGACCCGGCAAGCATGTGGGACAAGACGCATGCTGAGATCGCCGAGCAGGCCAAGCAC GAGGCAGAGATTGAGAACCGTATTGCCGAAATGAAAAAGGAGGGTTTCTGGTCCCTGAAGAGGCTGTCTAAGGTGCCCGAGCCTGCTCGTCCCAAAGTGCACTGGGACTATCTCTGTGAGGAGATGCAGTGGCTGTCTGCTGACTTTGCCCAAGAGCGCCGCTGGAAGAGAGGAGTCGCAAGGAAG GTTGTGCGTATGGTGATTAGGCATCATGAAGAACAGAAGCAGAAAGAGGAGCGCGCCAAACGAGAGGAACAGGCCAAGTTGCGCCGCATTGCCTCCTCGATTGCCAAAGAGGTCAAGCAGTTCTGGAGCAATGTAGAGAAG GTTGTCCAGTTCAAACAGCAGTCACGGCTGGAGGAGAAGCGGAAAAAAGCTCTGGACCTGCAGCTGGACTTCATAGTCGGCCAGACAGAGAAGTACTCGGACCTGCTGACCCAAAGCCTCAATGAAACCCTTCCGGTTACCAGCAAGACCAGCAGCTCCCACGCCGGCTCTACTGCCTCTAGCCCACCACCTCCAAGTCAACTTATTGAGGATGAAG ACGGTGATTTCCAGCCCCACGAGGAGTCAGATGATGAGGAGACGATTGAGgtggaggagcagcaggaagGGAACGACTCCGAGACTCGGCAACGGGAGATCGAACTGCTGAAGCAAGAGGGCGAACTGCCTCTGGAGCAACTGCTGCAATCACTGCCTCCCCAGATCCTGGAGAATTCTTTCAGCGTGCCGCCTTGTGCCTCCAGCTCTGacaatgaggaagaagaggaggacagtgaagaggaagaagagcaagaagaaaaaCACATCTCCAAGAACCTAAAG GAAAAACCAAAGCCTGTTGCGCAAAGGACTAAAAAGCCTTGGAAACCCGATGAGGAGTTCACTGCCAACGAAGAGGAAG ctgaagatgaagaagagacgATAGATGCAGAAGAAAAGCTGGAAGGCAGCGTGGATCACAGCAAAGAGCTGGATGACCTGGCCCAGGAAG GTGAGCTGCCCATGGAAGAGTTGTTGCAGAAATATGCTGGTGCCTACGCCTCAGACTTTGAAATGGAGTCAGACGCATCTTCCGAGGCTTCGGAGCCCAGCACCTCTGAGTATGAAGTGGAATCCGAAGAGGAGGACAGCAGTTGCCAATCAG ATTCCACCGAAGAGGGAGGGAGCGAGCAGGATGAAAGCGAAGAGGAGGTTGCCCTTGAGGGAGAAGCTTCGGTTAGTCAGGAGGAGGACTTTGGTGTTGAGTACCTGCTGAAGCAGGACGAGGACCGTGGAGGCGAGGGAGACAACGATTTGACCCAAGCTCCAGGGCCCAAGAAGGAAATTACTGATATTGCTGCCGCAGCAGAGAGCCTGCAGCCCAAAGGCTACACCCTGGCTACTACCCAG GTGAAAACGCCCATTCCTTATCTGCTACGAGGGACACTGCGAGAGTATCAGCACATTGGTCTGGACTGGTTGGTTACTATGTACGAGAAGAAGCTCAATGGTATTTTGGCGGACGAGATGGGACTTGGCAAAACCATCCAGACCATCTCCCTGCTGGCGCATCTGGCCTGTGAAAAGG GTAGCTGGGGACCCCACCTGATCATTGTTCCCACTAGTGTCATGCTGAATTGGGAGATGGAGATCAAGCGCTGGTGCCCCAGTTTCAAGATCCTCACTTACTATGGGGCACAGAAGGAGCGTAAGCTGAAGCGGCAG GGCTGGACCAAACCCAACGCCTTCCACATCTGCATCACCTCGTACAAGCTGGTGCTGCAGGATCACCAGGCCTTTCGGCGCAAGAATTGGAAATATCTGATCCTGGACGAAGCTCAAAATATCAAGAACTTCAAATCTCAGCGCTGGCAGTCATTGCTGAACTTCAacag CCAAAGGCGGCTGCTGCTGACTGGAACACCTCTCCAGAACAGTTTGATGGAGCTGTGGTCCCTCATGCATTTCCTGATGCCCCACGTTTTCCAGTCGCACCgtgaattcaaggagtggttctCCAATCCTCTGACGGGGATGATCGAAGGCAGTCAGGAATACAATGAGAATCTAGTCAAGAGGCTGCACAAG GTGTTGCGACCTTTCCTCTTAAGGAGGGTGAAAGTTGACGTCGAGAAGCAAATGCCAAAGAAATACGAGCATGTCATCAAGTGCCGGCTTTCCAAGCGCCAGCGTTATCTTTACGATGATTTCATGGCCCAGGCTAC CACCAAGGAGACCTTGGCAACAGGGCACTTCATGAGCGTCATCAACATCTTGATGCAGCTTCGCAAAGTCTGCAACCACCCCAACCTCTTCGACCCCCGGCCCATCCACTCGCCGTTTATCACGGAGGGGGTCTGCTTCAACACGGCCTCTCTTGTCCTTCATGCCCTCGATAATGACCCTTTCAAG CACGTGGACATGGGGATTTTTGACTTGATCAATCTGGAGGACCGTGTTTCCCGTTACGAGACCGACACATTCCTGCCCAAGTGGAAGGTGACGAGGAAACTGATTGAGGAGATTGCCGAGTCCCCCGATCCTCCTCCCAGGCCGAAACCGGTCAAAATGAAAGTGAACAG gaTGCTGCAGCCGATGCCCAAGCCAGAGAATCGTACTGTGGTGCTGGTCAATAGCCCTCGTCCAGCAGCCCCCCTGCAGAGACCCGTAACGCCTCTCCTTCCAGAGACACTGGCCCCTGCTCTGGCTCCACTCCATCATCCAGGCCTGGTCTTGCCAGGGTCTGTGCAGCCCCCCGCAGTTCCTGTCTCAGTGTCTCTCCCCGTGCCACCTTCTCCAGTCACCATGTCCATATCAGTGCCTCCTCCTGCCAGACCACAGACCCCAACTCTAGTGCCTCCTCTGAGCCAGAACAGCACAGCTGCCACCCTGCTCCACACCCAGACATCTGCTCCACAAG TCCTTCCCATGACCATGACTGCTGCTCAGCTGATCCCGAATGCTTCTCGGCCTACTTTACCACCTCCTCCCATTTCTCCCACTGCAATGAGCACCTCCTCACTTAAGCTTGGCATAGGTCCAGCTCCTGTGGGGCAGCTGCAGGCGCCCAACACACTGGCCATGACTACCATGGGGCAGCTGCAGGGCATATCTGCAATAGGGCAGCCACAGGTCCCGAGCACCCTGGCGATGTCCGCTGTGGGGCAGCCACAAGGCATGTCAGTGGTGGGGCAGCTACAGGCACCGAGCACCCTGGCCATGTCTGCCGTGGGGCAGCTACAGGCTCCCAACACCCTGGCCACCGTGGGGCAGCCACAGggcatgtctgttgtggggcaacCCCAGGCCCCCAGCACCCTGGCTGTGTCTGTCATGGGGCAGCCACATGCTTCCAGTACCCAGGCCATGTCCGCTGTGGGGCAGCCACAGGCTGTTTCTGCTCTAGGGCAGCTGCAAGCTCCAAACACCCTGGCCATATCTGCCATGGGGCAGCCGCAGACCCCCAGCACCCTGGCCATGTCTGTCTTGGGGCAGCCACAGGCCATATCCGCTGTGGGGCAGTCACAGGCCCCAAACACTCTGGCTGTGTCCGCTGTGGGGCAGCCACCGGCCCCCAGCACTCTACCTTTGTCTGTTCTGGGACAGCCGCAGGCCCTGAACACCTTGGCTGTATCCACTGTGGGGCAGCCGCAGACCCTGAACACCCTGGCCGTGTCTGCCGTAGGGCACCCGCAGGCACCCAGCACTCTGCCTGTTTCTGTTGCGGGACAGCCCCCCaacactctggctgtgtccactGTGGGACAGTCGCAGGCCCCCAACACCCTAGCCATGTCTGCCGTGGGGCAGCAGCCACAGGCCCCCAACACCCTGACAGTGTCTGCTATGGGGCAGTCACAAGCCCCCAATACCCTGGCCATATCTGCTGTGGGGCAGCCGCAGGCCACCAGCACCCTGGCCGTGTCTGGCGCAGGGCAGCCACAGGCCCCCAACACACTTGGCCCAGCCCCTCCAGCACAGCAGTCCGCCGGCCCCCTGGGCTCAGGCCCCATTGGAGGGATGCTGAAGCCGATGAACATCCATTCTGCCGCTGTCCCCGCCTTGCCTGGCTACAATTTTGCGGCTTCCGGAGCTCTGCAGCAGCGGCTCCTGCTGTCTCCAGATATGCAGGCTCGGCTGCCCT CAGGCGAAGTTGTCAGCATTGGGCAGCTGGCATCCCTGGCCAATCGGCCCCTCCAGAGCACTGCAGGCAGCAAACCCCTCACCTTCCAAATCCAAGGCAACAAGCTGACCTTGACGGGGACCCAGGTGCGCCAGGTCACTATGCCTCAGCCAGCCCGACAGCTGCCAA GGAATGTAGTTCACCTGGTGTCTGCTGGGGGGCAGCATCACATCATCAGCCAGCCAGCACAGGTGGCCTTGATCCAGGCCATGGCCCAGCAGGCAGGACAGTCCCCTGTTGGGGTGCAGGCTGTGCCGGGCCACCACCCGCCCACCATTCTGCCTGTCCCAGCTACCAGCACAGCCGCTGCAGCCGTTGCTTCTACGGCAACCATCAGCGTCCCCATTGCTGCCACCCAAG TTCCCTCCTCGGCAGTGAACAGCTCTGGTGTGGTGAAGATAGTAGTGCGGCAGGCCCCTCGGGATGGACTGGTGTCCCCGTCTCCTGGCCCTCAGCAGCCACCATTGCGCCCTGCTACACCAACAACTGCCACTGCTTTGCCCGGCCTCCCGGCGTCTCTGATGGCCCAGCGAACCCCACTCCCCATGAATCCTTTGCCACCAGTCAGGATTCCCACTCAGCCGCAGATGCCGGTGCGCCCATCCGGCCCAGCTCCCCTGCAAGCCCTTGTGAGGCCCACGCTACGAATGGTGCAGGGGCCCAATCCCAGCATGGAGCAACAGCTGG TGTCagcttccctgccttcctcagtggCTCCGTTCACGCTCTCTCCGGCTGCCACTGTGACTGTCAGCACCTCCCCTGCAATGATTCCCCAGACCACCTCAAGCCCAGGGCCCAGGGAGGAACCAGAGATACTAATGCTCCGCTCCACAACCCCTACACCACCTCCCCCTTCGATCCTTGCTCCGCGGCCAAGACGGCAGCCACCTCCCCCGCCTCGGTCACCCTTCTATCTG GAATCACTTGAAGAGAAGcggaagaagcagaaggaggagcgCCTGGACCGGCTTTTCCGCCTCAACGAGCAGCACTGCAATCTGGCGCCCATCTACGGGACGGAGGTGCTGCGCTTCTGCACCCTCTTCCCCCCTGCCGCTGCCGCATGGAGGAACGGGGAGGAAACCGAAGAGCAAGCAGCGGCTGCAGAGGATGTAGAACCGCGGGGCTGGAGAGGAACCAGCTACACCCACTGCTACGCAGCTCAAGTGCAAAGGGATCCGCAGAACCTTGCATCCCACTGGCAGCGCTCAGAGACTTTGGCCCAGGCAATCCTGACACCCCAGCAACGCATCAAGCAGCTGACAAACATTATCGAGAG GTTCATTTTCGCTATGCCTCCTGTGGAGGCTCCTGCCATCACCATGCATACCTCTCACCCGCCCCCGTCGCTCCTGCTCCAGCAGGCTGTCTTCAAGGAGACACTGCGCCAAGAGCTGTCATCCCGTGCCAGTTGCCTGCATCGCATTGTCTGCAACATGAGGACTCAGTTCCCAGACCTCCGCCTCATCCAATACGACTGTG GGAAACTGCAGACGTTGGATGTTTTGCTGCGGCAGCTTAAGGCCGGAGCCCATCGAGTCCTCATCTTCACCCAGATGACCCGTATGTTGGATGTGCTGGAGCAATTCCTTAATTACCACGGGCATATCTACCTGCGGCTGGATGGGAGCACTCGTGTGGAGCAGCGGCAG GCACTGATGGAGCGTTTCAATGCAGACAAGCGCATTTTCTGCTTCATCCTGTCAACGCGCAGCGGAGGCGTCGGGGTGAACCTGACAGGTGCAGACACCGTGGTGTTCTACGATAGCGACTGGAACCCCACCATGGATGCCCAAGCCCAAGATCGCTGCCACCGGATTGGGCAGACACGGGACGTTCACATCTACAG ATTGATTAGTGAAAGGACAGTGGAGGAAAATATCCTGAAGAAGGCTAATCAGAAGAGGATGCTGGGTGATATGGCCATTGAGGGGGGTAACTTCACCACAGCCTATTTCAAACAG CAAACCATCCGCGATCTGTTTGACATGCCACTGGACGAACCAggcaagaaagagggagaggctcCGCTTCcagcacaggaagaagaggaggatccTATGGCCACCAAACAGGCTCAAATTCTGGAGCAG GCTCTGTGCAGAGCAGAAGACCCCGAGGATATCCGCGCAGCCACCCAAGCCAAGGCGGAGCAAGTGGCCGAGCTGGCCGAGTTCAATGAGAACATCCCTTTGGATGCAGACGACAGACCcagcagggaagaggaggaggaaatgtcTAGGGCGGAGCAGGAAATTGCTTCGCTGGTAGAACAG CTCACTCCCATTGAGCGCTACGCCATGAACTTCCTGGAGGCATCTCTGGAGGACATCAGTCGGGAGGAATTGAAGCAGGCAGAG GAACAGGTAGAAGCGGCTCGGAAAGACATCGACCAGGCTAAAGACGAGGTGGTCTTCAAACTGCCAGAAGATGAAGATGAGTGCTTGCTTACTGAGGAAGCCTCCAGTAAGAGGAGCAAGAAGGCCAGGGGTTCCAGCCGCACAGCCTCAGAAAGGACAGGCACCCGCATGAGCGAAAGGCTGCGCAGCACGCGCCAAACGTTGCGAGACGGGGATGGGGGAGATGCAGAGTCCCCCCAAGCGAGGCTGCCCCATCTCCGACATTCCAGGGCGACGGCGGAAGAGGAGGACGACGGCCTGCCTCAGGTTGCCCAGCACACACGAGGGGCTGCCATCCGAAGGGAACTGGTGCGGGATGACATGCCAGCACACCCTGCCCCGCACGCTCGGAGGACTGCAGTTCGCCGAGAGGAGCTGTGGACTAAGCTGCCAGCTGGCGGAGAGAGGCTGCCGAAATTGGCCCAGCACAGAACTGAGGCGTTGGCTTCTAGTGATAGGATTTTGAGAACTAATCTCCACAGGACAGACACCCAACCTGCTGGGGAGAAGTTACTACGAGTTACTCCCCCCAAACCAGATCTGGGCGCTGCTGGCGATAGGTTACTTAGAGGCACGCATCCTGTGGGGGACAGGCCACCCCGAAGTGCCTCCCAGAGAACAGACACTGGTGTGGATAAAGTTCTGAGGGCAGGCCAGCAGAAACCTGAGAAACCCCTCGGGCTGGATAAACTCCAAAGCAGCCCGCCCAGGCCAGAGGCCCCAACATTTGAGGCTCAGGTCCCCCAGATCCACCCGCAAGGACTTGACAGAGATGCCATCaaagtgaaagtggatttaagAGAGCAGAAAGGGGAAGTGTTCCATCACCGTCCCTCATCCCCCGGCTTGCCAGCCTCCAAAGATGGACGGACCATTGAGGCATCGGCATGTCCTGGCCCGCTGGCTCATGAGAAGCCACTGAATATACAGACGCCACCTGACACAGAGAAGGCCCCACTGAAGATTTTAGAGACGTCACCAGACCTGGCTGCTCCTGTTGCCACTGTGAAACTACCGTATGAGAGCAGACCAGAGGATGCGCGAGAAGTAGGCCTTGCTGCAGGGGTTCAAAAGGAATGCTTGTCCCAGCCAGAAGAAAAGACAGATAAGAGCCCAACGGCAGAGCGACAAGATCCGTTGAACTCTGTGAATGATGTACCCGCACAGGAAGCTCAGGAAAGAGCTTCTTTGGGCAGTGTCGACAGGACAGGGTCTGAGAAAGCTGTCTGTCAAAGCTCAGAGGACACCCCTCTGGAAAACACGGACAGAGTAGTGCCGGAATCCATTAGCGAAGCCATGAAGGTTGAGGGACCTGTGCAGACGTCCCCAGACCGCTCGGCAGCTGCTGCTGGTTGTCTCCCTCAACTGGAAACTCCGCCTTGTGTCAAAGAACAAAACGGTTTGGAGCAGCCTCCCAGAATTGGCGGCTTGCCTTGTCCCGTTCCTAGCTTCCCGAATGAACCCAAGCCAAAAATGTCACCTGCAGAGACTGCGCCGCCAACACCAGAGCCAGCTATCGGCGAAGCCGGCAGCCTCAAGGAATCGCTCAAGCAGGGACCAGGGGCGGGAGGGAAGCCGCTGCCTGCAGAGGAGCTGCGCAACAAAGAAACAGAGGTTCCTGCTAGATGCCCAGAGACTGACTCTGTACAAGAGAGCCCGTTAGCTGTTGCGGTGATCTCCCCAGGAGCTGTGTCTTCAGATGAGAATCCCTCACCGGCCAGAGCGCCCCGCCGCCGAACCAGCGCAGATGTCCTCATTCTGCGGAGCTGTCAGGACCAAGATGGCCCCGCTGCTAAAGTCTTGCGGAAGTTGCCAGGGCGTTTGGTCACTGTGGTGGAAGAGAAAGAGCTGattcggcggcggcggcggaacCGTGTGCGCAGGCTGGAGGCTGCCACCAGCGCCGTGTTGAGTCCCAGCAACAGCTCAGAGCCAGAGGCCTCCTCCTCGAGCAAACCGTTGCCGTTGCTCCGGGACTTGCCTGCCCGTCGGAGGATTGAGCTGGAGAGCCGGGCAGCGGCCAAGGAGAAAGATGGTTGTCCGAGAGAAGAGCTGCTGGTTCATGCTTCCCCTGAGCCTGTCAAACGCAAACGAGGACGTCCCCCCAAGAATAAGACCCCTGAGCAGCAGAGTTCAGGGTTGCCACGGCCCTGCCTTGAGCCAGCCCTAGAAATCAACCCCCAAAGCAAAGCACTGGAGAAGAAGATGCCAGAAATTCAGCCCCCGAAGAAGGCGCCAGAGAAAAACACGCCCAGGACAGCCTCTGCCAAGAGCAAGGGTCACAGTAGCAAGAATGACTCTCCTGTAGAAAAGCGCAGGCGTGGCCGGCCCCCTAAAATACGGGAACCCCCCATCGTACCTCCCAGATCTCCTGCCGTGCTACCAGCCACACTTGCAAACCCTCTGATTGCCGAGCTATCCCCTAAGGTGCCAGAGCAGCTGAACACACCCATTGGGCCTGCCCCCCTGACAGAGGCAACATCTGGGGTTCACGAACCAGTAGACATTCATCCCAAATCAACTTCCATCTCAAAAACCTCCCCTAAGGGACGGAACCGTAAGACCCCGCATCCCAAACCTGCATCAAAACCTGTTTCTAAGGCACAAGATTTGGCCAAGCCTCCCAAACAGCTTTCCAAGTCGTCTGCAGAAGAGCGGGAACCACTTGCTAGCGCGCCTGCGACACAGCCTGTCCCCGAGAGGCAACAGCTGCCTTCTCCACCGTGCCCCCTCCCTCAGACTGCTCTTGCTCCCCCGTCAGCGGAAGCTCCACCCAAACGGAAAAGGGGTCGCCCCCCCAAGAACTCGGTTTCTCCTTGCGTGGAGGCGACACGGCCTCCACCCTCCACCTCTGACCAGGAGACCTCCATAGAGAACAAGGCCCCGGCTCCTCCGGTTCGCAAGAGGCGGAGGCGAAGGAGAAAGGACGAACTGGGCCCGGCATTGGCGAGTGTCAACCAGAGCTCGTCGGAGGGTGAGGACGCTCGGCCGCTGACCAGACTGGCTGTGCTCAAGCGAGAAGAGAAGCCAGAGCCGAGCAGCGAGGGTTCAGCTCAGCCTGCCTCCAAGCGCGCCGGAGCTGAGGGCGCTTCGTCGGCAGAGAGCAGCACCGGGGAGCAGCCTTCTAGCGACGCCCCCTCTCGCTCCACACGTCTCCGGCCCGGCTGTCTTGTCCCACCTCTGGTACGGGAGACCCAGCGACGGAAACGGCGCTGCTCCCTGGGGGGCAGCCAGGCGAGCAACAGCAGCAAGTCGCCCGTCCCCCAGGCGGCCTCCGAGCAAGAGGGTGGAGAGTCGGAGTCCTCCCTGCAGTCGTCTTCGGAATCGAGTGGTAACAAGCGTATCCAACACCCGAAGCGCCAGTGCTATGAATCTGCAGGGGTgcgtggcagggggaggggccagcGGTACAAGAGGGGGTTGGCGGACCGCATTCTCCGCAGCGCGGCCAAGCCCCCCGAGAGTACCCACTCGGCCTCATCCCCCGTCCCCATGCGGAAAGCAGGCCCGGCTTCCACTCCCACCTCAGTGGGAGCAGTCTCCGGGACGCCCTCCGCTGTCACCTCCTCAGCCGCTCCGCTTACCTCCTCGCTAAGTAACAGAGGCCGCAAGCCCAAGACGTGA